In a single window of the Halobaculum lipolyticum genome:
- a CDS encoding DUF7344 domain-containing protein: protein MSALVERVRDDSSATLDLTAAAEAVVDRTTAGGADADPDAVADVRLRLVHVHLPKLVENGVVSFDSEDGVVRYRGDADVEAVLASLAGLRTD, encoded by the coding sequence CTGTCGGCGCTCGTCGAGCGGGTCCGCGACGACTCCTCGGCGACGCTGGACCTGACGGCGGCGGCCGAGGCGGTGGTCGACCGCACGACGGCCGGCGGCGCCGACGCCGACCCCGACGCCGTCGCCGACGTCCGGCTGCGGTTGGTGCACGTCCACCTGCCGAAACTCGTCGAGAACGGCGTCGTGTCGTTCGACAGCGAGGACGGCGTCGTCCGCTATCGCGGGGACGCCGACGTCGAAGCCGTGCTCGCGTCGTTGGCCGGCCTGCGGACCGACTGA